In Labrys wisconsinensis, the following are encoded in one genomic region:
- a CDS encoding TetR/AcrR family transcriptional regulator → MAAETAKPTRKLRADSIRNRELLLETATQVFSAGGPQASLETVARQAGVGIGTLYRHFPTREALFEAVYRHEVDHLGDLAEQLAGGGNPVEALRTWLHANVRLVATKKGMIEALQLVAHGSSDLKAYSFERLSGAIGLLLDRAIAANEIRPDVPPDDILRTLVGIFYSQGTSEWQSSALRLVDIFVDGLRKR, encoded by the coding sequence ATGGCTGCTGAGACCGCAAAACCGACCCGCAAGCTGCGTGCCGATTCCATCCGCAATCGCGAGCTTCTGCTCGAAACAGCAACGCAAGTCTTCAGCGCCGGCGGCCCGCAGGCGAGCCTGGAGACGGTGGCACGGCAAGCCGGGGTTGGCATCGGCACGCTCTATCGACATTTTCCGACGCGCGAAGCGCTGTTCGAAGCGGTCTATCGCCACGAGGTCGATCACCTCGGCGACCTTGCCGAACAGCTCGCCGGCGGTGGCAACCCCGTCGAGGCCCTCCGGACGTGGCTGCATGCCAATGTCCGCCTGGTCGCAACCAAGAAGGGCATGATCGAGGCGCTCCAGCTGGTCGCGCATGGCTCGTCCGACCTGAAGGCCTATTCTTTCGAACGCCTGAGCGGCGCAATCGGCCTGCTCCTCGATCGGGCGATCGCTGCGAACGAGATCCGGCCTGACGTGCCGCCGGACGATATCCTGCGCACTCTTGTCGGCATCTTCTACTCGCAGGGCACGAGCGAATGGCAGTCGAGCGCGCTACGCCTCGTGGATATTTTCGTCGACGGATTGCGCAAGCGCTGA
- a CDS encoding LacI family DNA-binding transcriptional regulator has product MTKKRITSKDLAKLASVSSATISRAFSPDSRISRATRERILAAAREHGYQPNAIARSLNNQRSRLVALVVNAIGNPCEAEEQQLLVHRLQARQLLPIILCCGDHEDRLQLMRLASTYQVDHVVVFSDMVSMQDAVDIFHTTRPIIVSFEPLQNAAVSHIRIDGARAAAEVIAKVVGDGRRRFAYLSGRGSSWIDKLRRGWFADALAQHGLAFEAEALGDYSYEAGFKEAVLLLRRFKVDAIVCGNDVMAIGARDAARSVLGRRIPEDVAIVGQDGIAMAAWESHDLTTLSLDHAAFIDAIIDLIERHEKTADAGHSTTLNCTVRWGSTA; this is encoded by the coding sequence ATGACCAAGAAGCGCATCACCTCGAAGGACCTGGCCAAGCTCGCCAGCGTCTCCTCGGCGACGATCTCCCGGGCGTTCTCGCCGGATTCGCGCATCAGCCGGGCGACGCGCGAGCGCATCCTCGCCGCCGCCCGCGAGCACGGCTACCAGCCGAACGCGATTGCCCGCTCGCTGAACAACCAGCGTTCGCGCCTCGTCGCCCTGGTCGTCAACGCCATCGGCAATCCCTGCGAGGCCGAGGAGCAGCAGCTCCTGGTCCACCGCCTGCAGGCGCGCCAGCTCCTGCCGATCATCCTGTGCTGCGGCGATCATGAGGACCGGCTGCAGCTCATGCGCCTGGCCTCGACCTACCAGGTCGACCATGTCGTGGTCTTCTCGGACATGGTGTCGATGCAGGATGCCGTCGACATCTTCCACACCACCCGCCCGATTATCGTATCGTTCGAGCCGCTGCAGAACGCGGCGGTGTCGCACATCCGCATCGACGGCGCCCGGGCAGCCGCCGAGGTCATCGCCAAGGTCGTCGGCGACGGCCGCCGGCGCTTCGCCTATCTCTCCGGCCGCGGCTCGAGCTGGATCGACAAGCTGCGCCGAGGCTGGTTCGCCGATGCGCTGGCGCAGCATGGCCTCGCCTTCGAGGCCGAGGCGCTCGGCGACTATTCCTATGAGGCCGGATTCAAGGAGGCGGTACTGCTGCTGCGCCGCTTCAAGGTCGATGCGATCGTCTGCGGCAACGACGTCATGGCGATCGGCGCCCGCGATGCCGCGCGCAGCGTGCTCGGTCGGCGCATCCCGGAGGATGTCGCCATCGTCGGCCAGGACGGCATCGCCATGGCCGCCTGGGAGAGCCACGACCTGACCACCCTCAGCCTCGACCATGCCGCCTTCATCGACGCCATCATCGACCTGATCGAACGCCACGAGAAGACGGCGGACGCCGGGCACAGCACGACGCTGAACTGCACCGTGCGCTGGGGATCGACGGCTTAG